A region from the Mercenaria mercenaria strain notata chromosome 7, MADL_Memer_1, whole genome shotgun sequence genome encodes:
- the LOC128558337 gene encoding uncharacterized protein LOC128558337, producing MASGLSPVTEVKEKEKSKIAEVTAPAGASIADKLSEPKDTSTPVKLTLPVNPGDEKSSLLNKLAELDKKQKQLQEKKELETLRKQVEEREEAVRELEKSLTEPVRKGKSKESSSGESGGAKPKKHKSRLAASFQEGQTPSTSTESGQSGTSLLNIDTLRQMPNLREQVRKELKKLGLEIAESSSSSTDSSSDSDSAEDEIDDTVVEQVLKQRPEEHLHMGQHMSYTINPLEASLTTSSSDRTTHSSKCF from the exons ATGGCGTCGGGGTTAAGCCCGGTTACCGAAGTGAAAGAGAAGGAGAAGAGTAAAATCGCTGAAGTGACAGCTCCCGCTGGAGCCTCAATAGCAGATAAACTTTCTGAGCCGAAAGACACATCTACACCGGTAAAACTCACACTTCCGGTGAATCCAGGTGATGAAAAAAGTTCGCTTCTAAACAAGTTAGCAGAGTTGGATAAGAAACAGAAACAGCTCCAAGAGAAGAAAGAACTAGAAACGTTACGGAAACAGGTCGAGGAACGAGAGGAGGCGGTGCGTGAATTAGAGAAATCCCTCACCGAACCGGTACGTAAAGGTAAATCCAAAGAATCATCTTCAGGGGAATCAGGCGGTGCCAAGCCGAAAAAACACAAATCAAGATTAGCAGCTAGTTTTCAGGAAGGACAAACACCATCTACCTCAACAGAATCAGGACAATCAGGTACGAGTTTATTAAATATTGATACGTTGAGGCAGATGCCCAACCTCAGAGAACAAGTCAGAAAAGAACTGAAAAAACTAGGGCTTGAGATTGCAGAATCTTCTAGCAGTAGCACTGACTCTAGCTCAGATTCAGATAGCGCAGAGGACGAAATTGATGACACAGTGGTAGAACAAGTGTTAAAac AAAGACCAGAGGAGCACCTCCATATGGGCCAACACATGTCTTACACCATCAATCCTCTAGAAGCCAGCTTGACAACTTCCTCTTCAGATAGAACTACACATTCTAGCAAGTGTTTCTAA